The DNA sequence GCCGCGTGCGGCGCAGGGCCTCGGCGGTGCGCTCGGTGTCCGGCGTCGCCGACAGAAAGTTGCCTCCCATGGCGAAGAAGACCTTCACCCGGCCCTCGTGCATCGCCTGGATGGCGCCCACCGTGTCGAGGCCGTGGTGGCGCGGCGGCTCGAAGCCGAGCTCGCGGGACAGCGCGTCCAGGAACGCCGGACGGGGCTTCTCCCAGATGCCCATGGTCCGGTCTCCCTGCACGTTGCTGTGGCCGCGCACCGGGCACACGCCCGCTCCCGGCTTGCCGATGCTCCCGCGCAGCAGCGTCAGGTTGACGATCTCCTGGATGTTGCCCACCGCGTTGCGGTGCTGCGTCAGCCCCATGGCCCAGCACCAGATGATGCGGTCCGTGCCCGCCAGCCACTCCGCGGCGGTTTCGATCCGCTCGCGTGGCACGCCGCTCTGCTCCACCACGTCCTCCCAGGACACGGTGGCCAGGTGCGTCGCATACGCCTCGAAGCCGAGCGTCCCCTTCTCCACGAAGTCCCGGGCCACCACCGTGCCCGGCTGCTTCGCCTCGCGCTCCAGAAGCGCCTTGCCCAGCCCCTGCAGCAGCGACACGTCTCCGTTGATGCGCACCTGGAGGAACAGGTCCGCCAGCGGCGTGCCCGAGCCGAGGACGCCTCGTACCGCCTGCGGGTGCTTGAAGCGCTGCAGGCCCGGCTCCGGCAGCGGGTTGATGCTGACGATGCGGCAGCCTCCGCGCTTCGCGGCCTCCAAGGCCGTCAGCATGCGCGGGTGGTTGGTGCCCGGGTTCTGCCCGATGACGACGATGAGTTGGGCCTTCTCGAAGTCCTCCAGCGTCACCGTGCCCTTGCCGATGCCGATGGTCTCCAGCAGCCCCGTGCCGCTCGACTCGTGGCACATGTTCGAGCAGTCCGGCAGGTTGTTGGTGCCGAACTGCCGCACGAAGAGCTGGTAGAGGAAGGCCGCCTCGTTGCTCGTGCGCCCCGAAGTGTAGAAGCACGCCTCGTCCGGCGAGCCGAGCGCGTTGAGCTCGTCGGCGATGAGCGTGAAGGCCTCGTCCCAGGACAGGGGCTCGTAGTGCGTGGCGCCCTCGCGCAGCACCATGGGGTGGGTGAGGCGGCCCTGCTTGCCGAGCCAGTGGTCCGTCTGCGCGGCCAGGTCCACGAGGCTCCACTGGTGGAAGAACTCGGGCGTCACCCGGGCCGTGGTGGCCTCCTCGGCCACGGCCTTGGCGCCGTTCTCGCAGAACTCGAAGGACGTGCGGTGCTTTGGATCCGGCCAGGCGCAGCCGGGGCAGTCGAAGCCGTGTGTCTGGTTCACCTTCAGGAGCGTCTGGGTGCCGCGCACCGGTCCCATCTCGCCCCAGGCGTGCTTCATCGCGGACACCACCGCGGGGATGCCTCCCGCGGAGGTCGCCGGGGCGCCGACCTGGAGGGGCTCGGGCGTGGTGGGGGGCTGGGCGCTCGGGAGCAGCTCCGTCCGGGCGAGGGCGTCCTTGTTGGACTCCGCCGCCTGCTCCTTCCGCATCGCATCCGCCATGGCTTCCTCCTGACCCGGGCGCGGAGAGGGAGCCGCGGCTGCCGGGCCGCCGGAGTCTACCTCTTCCGCCACGTGACCATCAGGCTCTCTTCGTGGCTCTCGGGCTCGGGGTCATGCCCTGTCTGGAGCCCTGGCAGGGGGACATTGCCCGCTCCGTTCGTGCCAGGAAGACTCGCGAGCCATGGGCCTATGGCTGCGGGTTGTCGCATGGGTGGTGCTGAGCCTCGTCCTCGGTGGGAGCCGTTGTGGTGAGGATGGCGTCGCGCCGCCCGAGGTGTGGCGGGAGGACGTGGCGCCCGCCTTCGATTACGCCCTGTACTGCGATGCCTCGGGGCGTTTGACGGGTAGATACTCCGATGTATTGCTGGTGCACCGCTCCGAGCACCTGGAGCGGGTGTACGCGGACTCGCAGCGCGGCGACGCGCGGGCCCGGGTGCTCTTCGGCCAGTTGGAGGCGCAGGTTGCCGCTGGCGGCGAGAAGCTGGCGGATCAGGCACTGGGACTGGTGTGTCCCGCGCTGCCCTCGTGCACGGTGCGATGGGCGTTCCTCG is a window from the Archangium lipolyticum genome containing:
- a CDS encoding FdhF/YdeP family oxidoreductase; protein product: MRKEQAAESNKDALARTELLPSAQPPTTPEPLQVGAPATSAGGIPAVVSAMKHAWGEMGPVRGTQTLLKVNQTHGFDCPGCAWPDPKHRTSFEFCENGAKAVAEEATTARVTPEFFHQWSLVDLAAQTDHWLGKQGRLTHPMVLREGATHYEPLSWDEAFTLIADELNALGSPDEACFYTSGRTSNEAAFLYQLFVRQFGTNNLPDCSNMCHESSGTGLLETIGIGKGTVTLEDFEKAQLIVVIGQNPGTNHPRMLTALEAAKRGGCRIVSINPLPEPGLQRFKHPQAVRGVLGSGTPLADLFLQVRINGDVSLLQGLGKALLEREAKQPGTVVARDFVEKGTLGFEAYATHLATVSWEDVVEQSGVPRERIETAAEWLAGTDRIIWCWAMGLTQHRNAVGNIQEIVNLTLLRGSIGKPGAGVCPVRGHSNVQGDRTMGIWEKPRPAFLDALSRELGFEPPRHHGLDTVGAIQAMHEGRVKVFFAMGGNFLSATPDTERTAEALRRTRLTVHVSTKLNRAHLVTGKRALILPCLGRTERDVQAGGPQFVTVENSMGVVHASRGTLAPASEHLLSEPVIVARLAKAVLGSRSQVEWASLVEDYDRVRELIARVIPGFEDFNRRVREPGGFSLPNGPREGRFTTQSGKAHFTVHEMARLKLEPGQLLMMTIRTHDQYNTTVYGLDDRYRGIRGGRRVVMINAEDMKELGVEAGQAVDLTSHFEGQRRVAHRFVVVPYDIPRRCAATYFPEANVLVPLDSFAEKSRTPTSKSVIISLSPSLEA